In Dehalococcoidia bacterium, one DNA window encodes the following:
- a CDS encoding Zn-ribbon domain-containing OB-fold protein, producing the protein MTDSEEKPAKQMVPLRQGMFRLPEKPDGKPILIGSRCPDCGTYFFPRRYVCLTCYRQGLDEADLSTRGKVWTYTIARQTPPGSMIEAPYAIAVVELPEKVAIETVLTDVDLDAVRVGMDVEIKLVKMKEDEEGNDVVSFMFRPVNSR; encoded by the coding sequence ATGACCGACAGCGAGGAGAAGCCGGCGAAACAGATGGTCCCCCTCAGACAGGGGATGTTTCGCCTGCCCGAAAAGCCGGACGGCAAGCCCATCCTCATCGGTAGCCGCTGCCCCGACTGCGGCACCTACTTCTTCCCCCGCCGCTACGTCTGCCTCACGTGCTATCGGCAAGGCCTCGATGAGGCAGACCTCAGCACGCGGGGCAAAGTGTGGACTTACACCATCGCCCGCCAGACGCCGCCCGGCTCCATGATCGAGGCGCCGTACGCCATCGCTGTCGTGGAGTTGCCGGAGAAGGTGGCGATCGAGACGGTGCTGACCGATGTTGACCTGGATGCCGTGCGCGTGGGAATGGACGTCGAAATCAAGCTTGTCAAAATGAAGGAAGACGAGGAAGGGAACGACGTCGTCTCCTTCATGTTCAGGCCGGTCAACAGCCGCTGA